A single window of Colletotrichum higginsianum IMI 349063 chromosome 8, whole genome shotgun sequence DNA harbors:
- a CDS encoding WD domain-containing protein, whose product MSTVLPPPSKRQKRETLAKTQTQQDVTAVAPGLEGSFKARFVDGEGQQLAEVIEVPLADASEKNLTLLLNTLQGKDREEFLPYKFRIHIPDTDIIVDQYPTNLLELLRSHGVANPFETTVTLSAEPQAVFKVQAVTRMAHRIPGHGEAILSAQFSPETSKRLATGGGDKTARIWDTETGTPKFTLAGHAGWVLCVAWSADGRRLATGSMDKTVRLWDPDKGVAVGQPLTGHAKWVTNIAWEPYHLWRDDTPRLASASKDATVRIWVVNTGRTEHVLSGHKSSVSCVKWGGTGLVYTASHDKTVKVWDAVKGTLVHTLSSHAHWVNHLALSTEFALRTGFFDHTPTPDTEEARRAKAKERFEKAAKLQGKVAERLVSASDDFTMYLWDPSQGTKPVARMLGHQKQVNHVTFSPDGTLIASAGWDNHTKIWSARDGKFINTLRGHVAPVYQCAFSADSRLLVTASKDTTLKVWSMATCKLQVDLPGHQDEVYAVDWSPRDGQRVGSGGKDKAVRLWCH is encoded by the exons ATGTCGACGGTATTACCCCCGCCGTCGAAGCGCCAAAAGCGCGAGACCCTCGCCAAGACCCAGACGCAACAAGATGTTACCGCCGTTGCGCCCGGTCTCGAGGGCTCGTTCAAGGCccgcttcgtcgacggcgaaggacagcagctggccgaggtgaTCGAAGTgcccctcgccgacgcctctGAGAAGAACCTCACGCTGCTCCTTAACACCCTGCAGGGCAAG GACAGGGAAGAGTTCCTCCCATACAAGTTCCGAATCCACATCCCCGACACGGACATCATTGTCGACCAATACCCCACGaatctcctcgagctcctccgcaGCCATGGCGTCGCGAACCCCTTCGAGACGACCGTCACCCTCAGCGCCGAGCCCCAGGCCGTGTTCAAGGTGCAGGCCGTCACGCGCATGGCCCACCGCATCCCCGGCCACGGCGAGGCCATCCTATCGGCCCAGTTCTCCCCCGAGACGAGCAAGAGGTTAGCTACGGGCGGCGGTGACAAGACGGCCAGGATATGGGACACTGAGACGGGCACGCCCAAGTtcaccctcgccggccaCGCCGGGTGGGTCCTCTGCGTCGCCTGgtcggccgacggccgccgtcTTGCCACGGGGAGCATGGACAAGACGGTGCGCCTCTGGGACCCGGACAaaggcgtcgccgtcggccaacCCCTGACGGGCCACGCCAAATGGGTCACCAACATCGCCTGGGAGCCCTACCACCTCTGGCGCGACGACACGCCTCGcctcgccagcgccagcaAGGACGCGACGGTGCGCATCTGGGTCGTCAACACGGGCAGGACAGAGCACGTCCTCTCGGGCCACAAGAGCAGCGTCAGCTGCGTGAAATGGGGCGGCACCGGCCTCGTCTACACGGCCAGCCACGACAAGACGGTCAAGGTCTGGGATGCCGTCAAGGGCACCCTCGTGCACACCCTGTCGTCGCACGCCCACTGGGTCAACCACCTCGCGCTGTCGACCGAGTTCGCCCTCCGGACGGGCTTCTTCGACCACACGCCCACCCCGGACACGGAGGAGGCGCGGCgcgccaaggccaaggagcgcttcgagaaggccgccaagCTCCAGGGCAAGGTCGCGGAGCGCCTCGTGTCGGCCAGCGACGACTTCACAATGTACCTCTGGGACCCGTCGCAGGGCACCAAGCCCGTGGCGCGGATGCTGGGCCACCAGAAGCAGGTGAACCACGTCACCTTCTCGCCCGACGGCACTCTCATCGCCAGCGCCGGGTGGGACAACCACACCAAGATCTGGAGCGCGCGCGACGGCAAGTTCATCAACACGCTGCGCGGGCACGTCGCGCCCGTGTACCAGTgcgccttctcggccgactCGCGGCTGCTCGTGACGGCGTCCAAGGACACGACGCTCAAGGTGTGGTCCATGGCGACGTGCAAGCTGCAGGTCGACCTCCCGGGCCACCAGGACGAGGTGTACGCCGTCGACTGGAGCCCGAGGGACGGCCAGCGCGTGGGaagcggcggcaaggacaagGCTGTCCGCTTGTGGTGTCACTGA
- a CDS encoding Peptidase family T4 gives MFGILGARDRNDGTEEYASFDELFAALKSRMQKDGYKVVKSRTHRNKVGGTYEKGSEVVRCDLVCDRGGQPYKCTATQLKTSTKKTNCPWKAKAVNRKTLGKWILTIICSEHNHEARTPDPPTDEEDADAEGDADIVQDTPAVPEAQSTGPTPDPTTAALLAVVGVTPSTMRLTGDTFHNFKTEYRKMAKPERLATLAQMQLRIAAIYAVENEDMQRQERQARQEKKHQEVEQNRRKSQSVQQSQQQQPPQQQQQQQHPSQPQPQPTQPAQPAPQQQTMPQQQQHQLQHQQVQHQQHQQHPHRQQHQQPQIQNHNHGHNHNHSHVQQQMSQMSRDGMAGMPKHSFEQSGHDEHAQYRDRQAEMEERNQRTMQMRGQQMSNAFQQNGVQQTPIPVPQFGIQSNMQSAPPNAAVFRHYAAAPANSTVPQGAAGGSPATGPKRRGRPKKTAMDQSLDASLHMTR, from the exons ATGTTCGGAATCCTGGGCGCTCGCGACCGCAACGACGGCACCGAGGAGTACGCCTCCTTCGACGAGCTCTTCGCCGCGCTCAAGTCGCGTATGCAAAAGGACGGATACAAGGTCGTCAAGTCGCGCACCCATCGCAACAAGGTCGGTGGCACTTACGAGAAGGGCAGCGAGGTGGTCCGATGCGATCTCGTTTGTGACCGAGGTGGACAGCCGTACAAATGCACCGCGACGCAGCTCAAGACGTCGACCAAGAAGACGAACTGTCCTTGGAAGGCCAAAGCCGTCAATCGCAAGACACTGGGCAAATGGATCTTGACAATCATTTGCAGCGAACACAACCATGAGGCCCGAACGCCCGATCCGCCgaccgacgaggaagatgccgaTGCTGAGGGAGACGCCGACATTGTCCAGGATACGCCAGCTG TACCCGAGGCACAGAGTACAGGCCCGACTCCGGATCCCACAACAGCCGCTcttcttgccgtcgtcggtgtcACTCCCAGCACGATGCGCCTTACCGGAGACACATTCCACAACTTCAAGACGGAATATCGGAAGATGGCGAAGCCAGAGCGCCTGGCTACACTCGCACAGATGCAACTGCGCATCGCCGCCATATACGCTGTCGAAAACGAAGACATGCAACGGCAAGAAAGGCAAGCCAGACAGGAGAAAAAACATCAAGAGGTTGAGCAGAACCGACGCAAGTCGCAAAGCGTTCAGCAatcgcagcagcagcaaccaccacagcaacagcaacagcaacagcatccATCACAACCGCAACCGCAGCCGACACAGCCGGCGCAGCCGGcgccgcagcagcaaacGATgcctcaacaacaacagcatcagctccagcaccagcaagttcaacatcaacaacaccagCAACACCCGCACCGTCAACAGCACCAACAACCACAAATACAAAACCATAATCATggccacaaccacaaccatAGCCACGTCCAGCAGCAGATGAGCCAGATGTCTCGGGACGGCATGGCGGGGATGCCGAAACATTCGTTCGAGCAGAGCGGACACGACGAGCACGCGCAGTATAGAGACCGGCAAGCCGAGATGGAGGAAAGGAACCAGAGGACGATGCAGATGCGCGGGCAGCAAATGAGCAATGCGTTTCAGCAAAATGGCGTTCAGCAGACGCCCATTCCCGTTCCCCAGTTCGGCATACAATCCAACATGCAGTCTGCGCCGCCCAATGCCGCCGTATTCCGGCACTATGCGGCCGCGCCCGCCAACAGTACTGTTCCACAAGGGGCAGCTGGAGGATCAccggcgacggggccgaaGCGGCGCGGCCGGCCCAAGAAAACAGCCATGGACCAGAGCCTCGATGCCAGTCTTCACATGACGAGGTAG
- a CDS encoding DNA mismatch repair protein — MEPSHLLIVSSCCPPNPKSRLYSHIEEHMPDTKIIPFDRRHWSEVEGLDHIQTLAFREDAEAVKVAVEGSFFATCSFSAAVEFLEVEFSLRIIPNSLRVRYQPSEDTMMIDVSAIISLEILQNLRASKSKDSLFGILKHTRTPMGSRVLRSNLLQPSTLKDSYLEPRYDALDELLSNHEMFLGVREALKSIPDIESVLTQLVIIPNKPSVEASERAINHVLMVKTFLDAVPFLYQTLEPATSPLLIKIRDLCRPGLTETVKNLIYQDIIEDVTYVKSALDLRNQRTFAVKSGVNGLLDVARQAYKENTNDVHSHVEELSKEYGIEADLRYDTSRKYWIRLRAVDFEDRQIPPVLVNQTRKGPHIECLTMRLKKLNQRITDSVAEVVMLSDKVIQDLIDSVRTQLQPLYRVCDSIALLDMIASFAHASSIHDWKRPEISETLALKSARHPILDKSSRSPFVPNDYYATEEYRFHVVTGCNMSGKTTYIRSIALLQIMAQVGCFVPVEFASFPVVHNIFARVTTDDHIETNMSTFSLEMREMAFILSNVTDRSIVIIDELGRGTSTRDGLAISIAMAEALIQSRSLVWFATHFTELGNGTPTPNWWVSPRTDIKPADILADRPEVLNLHLVTQVSTTADDVPKMTMLYKVESGKNKELLYGISLAKAMGFPKRFLEVAEQVAVSLRQKRERNKQGSEARKMLNRRKLILNLHGQLRQASDSELDEDSLRSYLIRLREEFILRMEAIENGGSGEEIGGSEARPDDEDGMFDDDDVFDAVDFESLSSS; from the exons ATGGAGCCGTCACATCTCCTAATCGTCAGTTCCTGCTGTCCTCCAAATCCAAAGTCTAGACTCTACAGCCACATCGAAGAGCATATGCCAGATACGAAAATTATCCCTTTCGACAGGAGGCACTGGTCTGAAGTCGAAGGACTCGACCATATCCAGACCCTCGCCTTCCGAGAGGACGCAGAGGCCGTCAAAGTGGCTGTCGAAGGAAGCTTCTTCGCCACATGTTCTTTTTCTGCG GCGGTGGAGTTTCTGGAAGTAGAGTTTTCCCTACGCATCATCCCCAACTCCCTTCGAGTGCGGTACCAGCCATCCGAGGACACCATGATGATCGACGTTTCCGCGATTATTTCACTCGAGATCCTGCAGAACCTACGTGCTTCAAAGTCCAAAGATTCCCTGTTCGGTATCCTCAAGCACACGAGGACGCCAATGGGCAGCCGAGTCCTGCGTAGCAACCTCCTTCAGCCATCGACCCTCAAGGATTCATACCTCGAGCCACGCTACGATGCGTTGGACGAGCTTCTTTCGAATCATGAGATGTTTTTAGGTGTTCGGGAAG CGCTCAAGTCCATCCCAGACATCGAAAGTGTGCTAACTCAG CTCGTAATTATACCAAACAAGCCATCCGTAGAGGCATCCGAGAGAGCTATAAACCATGTTCTCATGGTCAAAACATTTCTGGACGCCGTACCTTTTCTCTATCAGACACTAGAGCCAGCCACGAGCCCCCTTCTGATCAAAATAAGAGATCTCTGTCGACCTGGACTCACAGAAACAGTCAAAAATCTCATTTACCAGGACATTATTGAAGATGTCACATATGTGAAGTCTGCCCTCGACCTCCGAAACCAGAGAACCTTTGCAGTGAAG TCTGGGGTCAATGGTCTTCTCGATGTCGCCCGGCAGGCTTATAAAGAAAACACGAACGACGTGCACAGCCATGTGGAGGAGCTAAGCA AGGAATACGGCATCGAAGCCGACCTCCGGTATGACACGAGCCGTAAGTATTGGATACGGCTACGGGCTGTGGACTTTGAGGATCGGCAAATACCTCCGGTGCTTGTCAATCAGACACGAAAGGGCCCCCACATCGAATGCTTGACTATGCGACTCAAGAAACTCAACCAGAGGATCACCGATTCTGTCGCTGAAGTGGTAATGCTGAGCGACAAAGTGATCCAGGACCTCATTGACAGTGTTCGGACCCAGTTGCAGCCACTATATCGCGTCTGTGACAGCATCGCTCTCCTCGACATGATTGCGTCATTCGCGCACGCAAGTTCCATCCACGACTGGAAGAGACCTGAAATATCAGAAACTCTGGCCCTCAAATCTGCCAGACATCCAATTCTGGACAAG AGTTCAAGAAGCCCATTCGTCCCCAACGATTATTACGCCACCGAAGAATATCGCTTCCACGTTGTCACCGGATGCAACATGAGTGGGAAAACCACGTACATCAGAAGCATTGCCCTGCTCCAGATCATGGCTCAGGTTGGTTGTTTCGTGCCAGTCGAGTTTGCCAGTTTCCCGGTCGTCCACAACATCTTTGCACGGGTCACGACAGACGATCACATTGAGACCAACATGTCGACGTTTTCCCTGGAAATGCGGGAGATGGCATTCATTCTTAG CAATGTCACCGACAGAAGTATCGTCATCATCGATGAGCTTGGTCGAGGCACGAGCACCCGGGATGGGCTTGCTATTTCAATTGCCATGGCTGAAGCCCTTATCCAAAGTCGCTCACTCGTGTGGTTCGCGACACACTTCACAGAACTGGGTAACGGAACTCCAACTCCTAACTGGTGGGTTTCGCCCAGAACTGACATCAAGCCAGCTGATATTCTTGCCGATCGTCCCGAAGTGCTGAATCTCCACCTCGTCACACAGGTTTCGACAACGGCTGACGACGTACCCAAAATGACGATGCTCTACAAAGTAGAGTCTGGCAAGAACAAGGAGCTTTTGTACGGTATTTCGCTTGCAAAAGCCATGGGTTTCCCGAAAAGGTTTCTCGAGGTGGCGGAACAAGTCGCCGTTTCGTTACGACAGAAGAGAGAACGAAACAAGCAGGGGTCTGAAGCAAGGAAGATGCTCAACCGGCGCAAACTTATACTCAACCTCCACGGGCAGCTGAGGCAAGCCAGTGATTCCGAGTTGGACGAGGATTCGTTGAGAAGCTACCTCATCCGGCTCCGAGAGGAATTCATCTTGCGAATGGAAGCTATCGAGAATGGAGGTAGCGGAGAAGAGATCGGTGGCAGTGAGGCTAGGccagatgacgaggacggtatgtttgacgatgacgacgtaTTTGATGCCGTTGACTTCGAGTCTTTGTCGAGCAGTTAG
- a CDS encoding DNA mismatch repair protein — MDSNLLSLWESQKDADILLTAGTNQWRLHERVIRGKSRLIDRIIDTADATIMGVEQADRKSEQQEGIRKIVLKEHIFSLSALGVTLKFLYVGDSALIKENEIFELLSVFQTAAALTIPSLQQLVAPQIGSLFSNILESRMDLLDDFMIAADVIASEQAESWTILRQELQKVIGPHLGMLFSQQEFVDLAKSHGSFCFETLSTAVEQIKASERHAEAFFDAAKAKSSLPSPAETNISTKSGSLIETAVGPLKVAARPVTAVIFGSPSIDNKQSGNSELPKFEGKVENHGSRHLSQIRDPSCPLVHSGPSKEPQMRESLSSISDVVSNSDASIKWESCSEGDSGSPPSGEKLQTGGVSASPTQQTSTSVTPTSQRCKDEETPSVSGVAERTRTEDELSGSSISQREQTTAPSLSERRVPPVFYFTGTKKSEQPRVANIERPAASLASEDAPAPSSARNGPNRSIAPRNTAVRNGPSSLDPRTAKQVKKGKLVVDSTSKSPEPFCFWWWVFFVAPVAPVAPIHPCLLGLLGTTFYSTLTRMLQTTAALPCILSILVDPTSSAIRLEEKEERTAVAIRPGEMGCIATFDDATDLRCGGFGWRE, encoded by the exons ATGGACTCCAATCTACTCTC CCTTTGGGAGTCCCAAAAAGACGCGGACATACTACTCACGGCGGGCACAAACCAGTGGCGCCTTCATGAAAGGGTCATTCGTGGCAAAAGCCGTCTCATCGACCGCATCATCGACACTGCCGACGCG ACAATAATGGGTGTAGAGCAAGCTGACAGAAAGAGCGAACAGCAAGAGGGCATCCGGAAGATCGTCCTGAAGGAGCACATCTTCAGTCTCTCGGCACTTGGAGTAACTTTAAAATTTCTCTATGTTGGAG ACAGTGCTCTGATCAAAGAAAATGAGATCTTCGAGCTACTTTCGGTCTTCCAAACGGCGGCTGCGCTCACGATACCATCACTCCAACAACTCGTCGCCCCTCAGATCGGCAGCCTTTTCAGCAACATCCTTGAGAGCCGCATGGATCTTCTGGACGATTTCATGATTGCAGCCGATGTCATTGCCAGCGAACAGGCAGAGTCATGGACAATCCTGCGCCAAGAACTCCAGAAAGTCATTGGTCCTCATCTAGGAATGCTTTTCTCTCAGCAAGAGTTCGTGGACCTCGCGAAGAGCCATGGAAGCTTTTGCTTTGAGACCCTATCTACTGCAGTGGAACAGATCAAGGCCTCTGAGAGGCACGCCGAGGCATTCTTTGATGCAGCCAAAGCGAAATCCTCGTTGCCTTCACCTGCCGAGACGAACATTTCCACCAAGTCTGGATCCTTGATAGAGACTGCAGTGGGACCCCTGAAAGTCGCCGCTAGGCCCGTTACCGCAGTCATCTTTGGTTCCCCATCGATTGATAACAAGC AATCCGGAAACTCGGAGTTGCCGAAGTTCGAGGGCAAAGTAGAGAATCACGGCAGCCGACATCTCTCCCAAATCCGTGACCCAAGCTGCCCACTGGTCCATTCAGGGCCGTCAAAGGAGCCTCAGATGCGCGAGTCCCTCTCTTCCATCAGCGACGTTGTTTCCAACTCAGATGCTTCAATCAAGTGGGAGTCTTGCAGCGAGGGTGACAGTGGTTCACCCCCGAGTGGAGAGAAGTTACAAACTGGTGGTGTGTCGGCCTCGCCCACGCAGCAAACAAGCACCTCAGTCACTCCGACCAGTCAAAGATGCAAAGATGAGGAGACGCCCAGTGTTTCTGGCGTTGCTGAGCGAACCAGAACGGAAGATGAATTGAGTGGAAGCAGCATCTCTCAAAGAGAGCAAACTACCGCTCCGAGCCTCTCTGAGCGTCGTGTTCCTCCAGTGTTCTACTTCACTGGCACTAAAAAGTCTGAGCAGCCCAGGGTCGCAAATATCGAGCGCCCTGCCGCCAGCCTTGCGTCTGAGGATGCCCCTGCTCCAAGTTCAGCTCGAAATGGGCCAAATCGAAGCATCGCGCCTCGCAACACTGCTGTAAGGAACGGACCTTCTTCTCTTGACCCTCGTACCGCCAAGCAGGTCAAGAAAGGAAAACTTGTAGTCGATTCTACCAGTAAGTCTCCCGAGCCGTTTTGCTTTTGGTGGTGGGTATTCTTTGTTGCTCCTGTTGCTCCTGTAGCCCCTATTCACCCCtgtcttctcggcctcctcggaACCACTTTCTACAGCACACTAACCCGCATGTTACAGACAACCGCCGCTCTTCCTTGCATCCTGTCAATCTTAGTGGACCCAACATCGAGTGCAATCCGTCTtgaggagaaagaagaaagaacgGCGGTGGCGATTCGG CCAGGAGAGATGGGTTGTATTGCTACCTTTGACGATGCGACGGACCTACGTTGTGGCGGATTCGGATGGCGAGAATGA
- a CDS encoding Myo-inositol 2-dehydrogenase, producing MTTPRKLQVGVAGLGRMGKRHALNFHQNVPRASLVAVSSPDAAERQWAAENLAPHGVAVYASYDDMLAHDGLEAVCVASATSVHAEQAIEAIEKGKHVLCEKPLGTTVEISQTVVDAASKRPDLKVMCGFSRRFDASYRDAHAKMQQGLIGRPAVLRSQTCDVLDPSGFFVAYAQFSGGIFVDCSIHDIDLALWFFDEEKSKVRSVHAVGITAVEPDLQKHNDRDNAVGTVEFYDGRIAYLYASRMMAAGQEDSTEIIGTEGKLTVNILPAENHVRIYQPGGIRQELPQTYWDRFKAAFTTEAIEFTESVLEDKPVPIKLTSAVSAVKIGAALQESMVSGSKIWFDKDGNRTERAQL from the exons ATGACGACACCAAGAAAGCTCCAAGTaggcgtcgccggcctcggccgcaTGGGCAAGCGCCACGCCCTCAACTTCCACCAGAACGTCCCGCGCGCgtccctcgtcgccgtcagctctccggacgccgccgagcgccAATGGGCCGCCGAGAACCTCGCCCCccacggcgtcgccgtctaCGCGTCCTACGACGACATGCTCGCCCACGacgggctcgaggccgtctgCGTCGCCTCTGCGACGTCGGTACACGCTGAgcaggccatcgaggccatTGAGAAGGGGAAACACGTCCTCTGCGAGAAGCCGCTGGGCACAACGGTCGAAATT TCACAAACCGTAGTCGACGCTGCCTCTAAACGCCCCGACCTCAAGGTCATGTGCGGCTTCTCCCGCCGCTTCGACGCCTCGTACCGTGACGCCCACGCCAAGATGCAGCAGGGCCTCATCGGACGCCCCGCCGTCCTGCGCAGCCAGACGTGCGACGTACTCGACCCctcgggcttcttcgtcgcctACGCCCAGTTCTCCGGCGGCATCTTCGTCGACTGCAGCATCCACGAcatcgacctcgccctctggttcttcgacgaggagaagagcaAGGTCAGGTCCGTccacgccgtcggcatcaccGCCGTTGAGCCGGACTTGCAGAAGCACAACGACCGCGACaacgccgtcggcaccgtcGAGTTCTACGACGGGCGCATCGCCTATCTGTATGCCTCGCGCATGAtggccgccggccaggaggACTCGACAGAGATCATCGGAACCGAGGGCAAGTTGACTGTCAACATCCTGCCAGCCGAGAACCACGTTCGCATCTACCAGCCGGGGGGCATCCGCCAGGAGCTGCCGCAGACGTATTGGGACCGCTTCAAGGCCGCCTTCACGACAGAGGCGATCGAGTTCACAGAGAGCGTCTTGGAGGACAAGCCGGTGCCCATCAAGTTGACatcggccgtctcggccgtcaagatcggcgccgccctccaaGAGTCCATGGTTAGCGGCTCCAAGATTTGGTTTGACAAAGACGGAAACCGGACAGAAAGGGCTCAGTTGTAG
- a CDS encoding Arca-like protein translates to MSTTTCLTCKRQHLKCTWSADDAGPSSGRPDASCIRCRATGKACIPAPAIRFKHSTETPSTTEQTWVRYPRRLHFVDETQELEALYWSEHGSPPPPPPLSSAETTPLGPPAVGRQSDDDLAPIIVDASSRDYREAQAVMPTSPFGQPASASASAPASASASTPAVSSRGRVVQTPLLLSSSSVYSSLPAGSTLGLANFEQCDDDVVFPFTQPHEVRLMKYYLEYMCTWFDLCDARRHFAIVVPRRAITCPTLLNAIFALSSRHLSLNGHFDPYASDRYHQECLKHLTAISNDSSALTNDDLLAATILLRTLEELDVPLIGTDHEGHLLGIQLFMNTQNASSTAPSPLRQASFWVGLRQEITMAFATQRPIKVKLDHLFIDRSLSPADDDCWANRIVVHCAEVVQFCFGDVASRKAEYERLVEYDYRWLRARPLSWLPIAYSEPDPALDAVFPQIFYINHAVVIGNVHAALARALLMCHDESIPKIGPGRIMARKKLDGPFSPSDQKVRQDDIRTQIRELCGTALSNKSTIPAMITACMGVTACGDRFTDFAEQRALLDVLVKTDVEHSWPTASAQSHLKRAWGWEDD, encoded by the exons atgtcgacgacgacatgccTG ACTTGCAAAAGGCAGCACCTCAAATGCACGTGGAGCGCTGATGACGCCGGTCCGTCATCTGGTCGGCCGGACGCCTCGTGTATTCGATGCAGAGCGACTGGCAAGGCGTGCATACCCGCCCCCGCCATCCGGTTCAAGCACTCTACCGA GACGCCAAGCACGACGGAGCAGACCTGGGTGCGATACCCACGGCGAT TGCATTTCGTCGATGAAACACAGGAACTTGAGGCTCTCTACTGGTCTGAACACggcagcccgccgccgccgccgccgctgtcaTCGGCGGAGACGACGCCTCTTGGTCCACCCGCTGTGGGACGACAGTCCGATGATGACCTGGCTCCGATCATCGTCGATGCCAGTAGCCGAGATTATCGTGAGGCCCAGGCCGTGATGCCGACGAGCCCCTTCGGCCAACCCGCATctgcatcagcatcagcaccCGCCTCCGCATCCGCATCGACGCCCGCGGTGAGCTCGAGAGGAAGGGTGGTGCAGACACCACTATTGCTGTCCTCCTCATCCGTCTACAGCTCGTTACCGGCCGGTTCGACTCTCGGGCTGGCCAACTTTGAGCAATgtgacgacgatgtcgtctTCCCCTTTACCCAACCGCACGAGGTCCGGTTGATGAAGTATTATCTCGAGTACATGTGCACCTGG TTCGACCTCTGTGATGCCCGACGACacttcgccatcgtcgtgCCCCGGCGGGCAATAACGTGCCCGACGCTGCTCAACGCCATCTTCGCCCTCTCGTCTCGTCACCTCAGCCTGAATGGGCACTTCGACCCCTATGCCTCGGACCGCTACCACCAGGAGTGCCTCAAGCACCTGACGGCCATCTCCAATGACTCGTCCGCCCTGACcaacgacgacctcctcgccgccaccatccTGCTGCGcaccctcgaggagctcgacgtGCCCCTGATCGGGACCGACCACGAGGGCCACCTGCTCGGCATTCAGCTCTTCATGAACACCCAGAACGCCTCGTCCACGGCCCCGAGCCCCCTCCGCCAGGCCTCCTTCTGGGTCGGGCTGCGCCAGGAGATCACCATGGCCTTCGCGACCCAGCGGCCCATCAAGGTCAAGCTCGACCACCTCTTCATCGACAGGTCCCTCTcgccggccgacgacgactgcTGGGCCAACCGCATCGTCGTCCACtgcgccgaggtcgtccagTTCTGcttcggcgacgtcgccagCAGGAAGGCCGAGTACGAGCGCCTGGTCGAGTACGACTACCGCTGGCTGAGGGCCCGGCCGCTCTCCTGGTTGCCCATCGCCTACTCCGAGCCGGACCCGGCGTTGGACGCGGTGTTTCCGCAGATCTTTTACATCAACCACGCCGTTG TCATCGGAAACGTACACGCAGCTCTCGCGCGAGCACTGCTGATGTGCCACGACGAGAGTATCCCGAAGATTGGCCCCGGCCGAATCATGGCCAGGAAGAAGCTGGAC GGCCCCTTCTCCCCATCTGACCAAAAGGTTCGCCAGGACGACATCCGCACGCAGATCCGCGAGCTGTGCGGCACCGCCCTCTCCAACAAGTCCACCATCCCCGCCATGATCACGGCGTGTATGGGCGTCACGGCGTGCGGCGACAGGTTCACCGACTTCGCGGAGCAGAGggccctgctcgacgtcctcgtgAAGACGGACGTCGAGCACAGCTGGCCGACCGCCTCGGCGCAGTCCCACCTGAAGCGGGCGTGGGGGTGGGAAGACGACTAG